In Streptomyces sp. NBC_01717, one DNA window encodes the following:
- a CDS encoding sensor histidine kinase yields MRFRGKSIRRKIVALLLVPLVSLTALWGFATFLTGREAGDLMGASTIVEKVGHPLEDTVRVIQNERRQTLVFLADPRASDALPLLRRQRAATDRVVADVKESARQKDIRGALSPDAEAQLNSVLSAVDGLGALRDSVEKRTIDRNQALEFYNRLVDPCYRFLTGLHTTENASMDKQVRALIGVSRAREMLSREDALVASALIAGRLDAPELRQISDLVANRKLLYEINIEVLPSAERRGVEQYWASPASEPLRTAETELIAAGPTRAPRTVDSERWQEVALPVLDRLANDSTEMNNRFQDRGRPVGYSVLVKAGVAGILGFLALLVSVFVSVRIGRELVRDLSRLRKDAHEVSGVRLPSVMRRLAAGEHVDVETEAPHLSYERDEIGQVGQALNTLQRAAVEAAVKQADMRRGVSEVFVNLARRNQVLLHRQLTLLDAMERRTENTDELADLFRLDHLTTRMRRHAEGLVILSGAAPSRQWRKPIQLMDVVRAAVAEVEDYERIEVRRLPRIGVGGPAVADLTHLIAELLENATVFSPPHTAVQVHGDRVANGFTLEIHDRGLGMAPEVLLDANLRLAETPEFELSDTDRLGLFVVSRLAQRQNVRVSLQTSPYGGTTAVVFMPAALLTDAAETHGTGFRLDRRAEKAIGSGRPSNEGPRSDKNRRDGVADPWTSDGTGDAGSTGLAPVPTGLVDPSALDGPVELEAPVAALDFGTDLEPGLDPVLDPVLDGVSDIDDTESERGGIFRARDLRREGDNARRRDADNGFRRDADRDQHQQAADQVAESTADVRAMRPGGPVPLPRRKPPTLVTDRGRRVDETGRAHPTTTDPEPSRTGAGAGRSTTGPRRSTADTRRPADPRQASGFRPPTESAASASAPAAATPSSAPSRSAGPTSYPGTVDGLPRRIRQASLVPQLREGSGGRASGPAPTEPAEDIERDADEVRNRMASMQRGWQRGRRQNAEDGTGLGETAQGTTPGGDGR; encoded by the coding sequence ATGCGCTTTCGCGGAAAGTCCATCCGCAGGAAGATCGTGGCGTTGCTGCTTGTGCCGCTCGTCTCCCTCACCGCTCTCTGGGGCTTCGCCACCTTCCTGACCGGCCGAGAGGCCGGAGACCTGATGGGTGCGAGCACCATCGTGGAGAAGGTCGGCCACCCTCTTGAGGACACCGTCCGGGTCATCCAGAACGAGCGCCGCCAGACACTTGTCTTCCTCGCGGACCCCCGCGCCTCCGATGCACTTCCCCTGTTGCGCCGCCAACGGGCCGCCACCGACCGCGTCGTGGCGGACGTCAAGGAGAGCGCCCGGCAGAAGGACATTCGCGGCGCGCTGAGTCCCGATGCCGAAGCGCAGCTCAATTCGGTTCTGAGCGCCGTCGACGGCCTCGGCGCGCTCCGCGACTCCGTCGAGAAACGCACCATCGACCGCAATCAGGCGCTGGAGTTCTACAACCGTCTGGTCGACCCGTGCTACCGCTTCCTGACCGGCCTGCACACGACGGAGAACGCGTCGATGGACAAGCAGGTACGCGCTCTGATCGGCGTCTCGCGGGCTCGCGAGATGCTGTCCCGGGAAGACGCTCTGGTGGCCTCGGCGCTCATCGCCGGACGACTCGACGCCCCCGAACTCCGGCAGATCTCCGATCTCGTCGCCAACCGCAAGCTGCTTTACGAGATCAACATCGAGGTTCTCCCCTCGGCGGAGCGCCGAGGCGTGGAGCAGTACTGGGCGAGCCCGGCCAGCGAGCCGCTGCGCACCGCGGAGACCGAGCTCATCGCCGCCGGCCCCACCCGCGCCCCCCGTACGGTCGATTCCGAACGCTGGCAGGAGGTGGCCCTGCCGGTCCTGGACCGGCTGGCGAACGACTCGACCGAGATGAACAACCGCTTCCAGGACCGCGGTCGGCCCGTCGGCTACAGCGTCCTGGTCAAGGCCGGAGTCGCGGGCATCCTCGGCTTCCTCGCCCTGCTCGTCTCCGTCTTCGTGTCCGTCCGCATCGGCCGCGAACTCGTCCGCGACCTCTCCCGGCTCCGCAAGGACGCCCACGAGGTCTCCGGTGTACGACTGCCGAGCGTGATGCGCCGCCTCGCCGCGGGAGAACACGTCGACGTCGAGACCGAGGCCCCGCATCTCAGTTACGAGCGGGACGAGATCGGCCAGGTCGGCCAGGCCCTCAACACCCTGCAACGCGCCGCCGTCGAAGCCGCGGTCAAGCAGGCCGACATGCGACGCGGCGTCTCCGAAGTCTTCGTCAACCTCGCCCGCCGCAACCAGGTTCTCCTGCACCGCCAGTTGACGCTCCTGGACGCCATGGAGCGCCGCACCGAGAACACCGACGAGCTCGCCGACCTCTTCCGCCTCGACCACCTCACCACCCGCATGAGGCGGCACGCCGAGGGTCTCGTGATTCTTTCCGGCGCGGCGCCTTCCCGGCAGTGGCGCAAGCCCATCCAGCTGATGGACGTGGTGCGGGCAGCGGTCGCCGAGGTCGAGGACTACGAGCGGATCGAGGTTCGCCGCCTGCCGCGGATCGGCGTCGGAGGCCCTGCAGTCGCCGACCTCACCCACCTGATCGCCGAACTCCTGGAGAACGCCACGGTGTTCTCGCCTCCGCACACCGCGGTCCAGGTGCACGGCGACCGTGTCGCCAACGGCTTCACCCTCGAAATCCACGACCGCGGCCTCGGCATGGCTCCCGAAGTCCTGCTGGACGCCAATCTGCGGCTCGCAGAGACCCCCGAGTTCGAACTCTCCGACACCGACCGCCTCGGCCTCTTCGTGGTGAGCCGGCTGGCCCAGCGGCAGAACGTCCGCGTCTCCTTGCAGACGTCTCCGTACGGAGGAACCACCGCCGTCGTCTTCATGCCGGCGGCCCTGCTCACCGACGCCGCGGAGACGCACGGCACCGGATTCCGCCTCGACCGCCGCGCCGAGAAGGCGATCGGCAGCGGCAGGCCCAGCAATGAAGGGCCGCGCAGCGACAAGAACCGCAGGGACGGCGTGGCGGACCCGTGGACATCCGACGGTACGGGTGACGCGGGGTCCACCGGCCTCGCCCCTGTCCCCACCGGCCTCGTGGATCCGAGCGCCCTGGACGGACCCGTCGAACTCGAAGCCCCGGTCGCAGCGCTCGACTTCGGGACCGACCTCGAACCTGGGCTGGACCCCGTACTCGACCCGGTACTCGACGGAGTGTCCGACATCGACGACACCGAGAGCGAGCGCGGCGGCATCTTCCGCGCCCGCGACCTGCGCCGTGAAGGGGACAACGCCCGCCGGCGCGACGCCGACAACGGCTTCCGCCGCGATGCCGACCGCGACCAGCATCAGCAGGCCGCCGACCAGGTGGCCGAGTCCACCGCCGACGTCCGGGCCATGCGTCCGGGCGGCCCGGTGCCGCTGCCCCGCCGCAAGCCGCCCACGTTGGTCACCGACCGCGGCCGCCGGGTCGACGAGACCGGCCGCGCGCACCCCACGACCACGGACCCGGAGCCCTCGCGCACCGGGGCCGGAGCCGGGCGGTCCACCACGGGCCCCCGGCGCTCCACCGCCGACACCCGGCGGCCCGCCGACCCCCGGCAGGCCTCCGGCTTCCGGCCGCCCACCGAGTCCGCCGCATCCGCGTCGGCACCGGCTGCGGCGACGCCATCGTCCGCACCCTCCCGATCCGCCGGGCCGACCTCGTACCCGGGGACCGTGGACGGGCTGCCCCGCCGGATCCGGCAGGCCAGCCTCGTCCCGCAGCTCCGCGAGGGCTCCGGCGGCCGCGCTTCCGGTCCGGCCCCCACGGAACCGGCGGAGGACATCGAGCGGGACGCGGACGAAGTACGCAACCGTATGGCTTCGATGCAGCGCGGCTGGCAGCGCGGCCGCCGGCAGAACGCCGAGGACGGGACCGGTCTCGGTGAGACAGCACAAGGAACCACTCCGGGAGGGGACGGTCGATGA
- a CDS encoding roadblock/LC7 domain-containing protein, translating into MTAPNAAAPDATRHGSGALNWLLDELVERVGSIRKALVLSSDGLPTGTSKDLTREDSEHLAAVASGFHSLAKGVGRHFDAGRVRQTVVELDEAFLFVTAAGDGSCLAVLADADSDVGQVAYEMTLMVKRVGVHLANAPRSSGLHAGG; encoded by the coding sequence ATGACCGCACCGAACGCCGCAGCACCCGACGCCACACGCCACGGATCCGGCGCACTCAACTGGCTCCTCGACGAACTCGTCGAGCGCGTCGGCTCCATCCGCAAGGCGCTGGTGCTCTCCAGCGACGGCCTTCCCACCGGCACGTCCAAGGATCTGACCCGTGAGGACAGCGAGCACCTGGCGGCCGTCGCTTCCGGGTTCCACAGCCTCGCCAAGGGCGTCGGACGCCACTTCGACGCGGGCCGCGTGCGCCAGACCGTCGTCGAGCTCGACGAGGCGTTCCTCTTCGTCACGGCCGCCGGCGACGGCAGCTGTCTCGCCGTGCTGGCCGACGCCGACTCCGACGTGGGCCAGGTGGCGTACGAGATGACGCTGATGGTCAAGCGCGTGGGGGTCCACCTGGCCAACGCCCCACGGTCGTCCGGTCTGCATGCCGGAGGGTGA
- a CDS encoding DUF742 domain-containing protein, which translates to MSADSPPGAPPGSPAASDDPQSSRWYDAEAGPVVRPYAMTRGRTSSASRHRLDLIAIVVPEPAADDPGRNQTLSPEHVEIIELCNDMPQSIAELASGLDLPVGVVRVLVGDLVEDELVHVTRPVPPAELPDVNILREVINGLRAL; encoded by the coding sequence ATGAGCGCTGACTCCCCCCCGGGCGCACCCCCCGGATCCCCGGCCGCCTCCGACGATCCGCAGTCGTCGCGCTGGTACGACGCCGAGGCGGGGCCGGTGGTCCGTCCGTACGCGATGACCCGGGGCCGTACCAGCAGCGCGTCCCGCCATCGTCTCGACCTGATCGCGATCGTCGTCCCGGAACCCGCGGCCGACGATCCGGGCCGGAACCAGACGCTCTCCCCGGAACACGTGGAGATCATCGAACTCTGCAATGACATGCCCCAGTCGATCGCCGAGCTGGCGTCCGGTCTGGATCTCCCCGTCGGGGTGGTCCGGGTGCTGGTAGGCGATCTCGTCGAGGACGAACTGGTGCACGTAACCCGTCCCGTTCCGCCGGCCGAGCTGCCGGATGTGAACATTCTTCGCGAGGTGATCAATGGTCTTCGGGCGCTCTAG
- a CDS encoding GTP-binding protein — protein MVFGRSSRSTRPVEPVTLKILVAGGFGVGKTTLVGAVSEIRPLRTEERLTEAGRPVDDTAGVEAKTTTTVAMDFGRITLREDLVLYLFGTPGQDRFWFLWDELAQGALGAVVLADTRRLEDCFAAVDYFERREIPFAVAVNCFEGADRFPARTVQAALDLDPEVPVLMCDARDRSSVRDVLVAVVEHALARADRLREPATT, from the coding sequence ATGGTCTTCGGGCGCTCTAGCCGCAGCACGCGGCCCGTCGAGCCGGTCACCTTGAAAATCCTGGTGGCGGGCGGCTTCGGTGTGGGCAAGACGACGCTGGTGGGCGCGGTCAGCGAGATCAGACCGCTGCGTACGGAGGAGCGGCTCACGGAGGCGGGCCGCCCCGTGGACGACACGGCCGGAGTCGAGGCCAAGACCACCACCACGGTGGCCATGGACTTCGGGCGGATCACGCTCCGCGAGGATCTGGTGCTGTACCTGTTCGGCACGCCGGGACAGGACCGCTTCTGGTTCCTCTGGGACGAACTGGCCCAGGGCGCCCTGGGCGCGGTCGTTCTCGCGGACACCCGGCGTCTGGAGGACTGCTTCGCGGCGGTCGACTACTTCGAACGGCGCGAGATCCCGTTCGCCGTCGCCGTCAACTGCTTCGAGGGAGCCGACCGGTTCCCGGCCCGGACGGTGCAGGCCGCGCTGGACCTCGACCCCGAGGTGCCGGTGCTGATGTGCGACGCGCGCGACCGGTCCTCCGTGCGCGATGTGCTGGTCGCAGTCGTCGAACACGCGCTGGCCCGAGCGGACCGCCTCCGCGAGCCCGCCACCACCTGA
- the glpK gene encoding glycerol kinase GlpK — protein sequence MTDRYVAAIDQGTTSSRCIIFDQDGAIVAVDQREHRQIFPKPGWVEHDATEIWSKVRAVVEGALAKAGLRAEQLSALGITNQRETTVLWDRATGQPVHNAIVWQDTRTSTLCHELGGADGQDRFRDITGLPLASYFSGPKAAWLLDNVPGLRSRAERGEIAFGTIDSWLIWNLTGGTDGGVHVTDVTNASRTMLMNLETLEWDPSILAAMNVPEAVLPEIRSSSEVYGTAVGALAGVPVASALGDQQAAVFGQACYDPGTAKNTYGTGSFLLLNTGNRPVPSKSGLITTLGYKIGDQAPVYCLEGSIAITGALVQWFRDQLGIIRSAEEIETLAASVDDNGGAYIVPAFSGLFAPYWRSDARGVITGLTGYVTKAHLARAVLEATSWQTREVVDAMYQDSGVPITTLKVDGGMTANRLLMQHQADVLGVPVIRPKISETTCLGAAYAAGLATGVWSGLDELKTHWQRDVEWQPRMEPEIREREYHNWRKAVERSLGWQEEGGGER from the coding sequence ATGACGGACAGGTATGTCGCCGCCATCGACCAGGGCACCACATCCAGTCGCTGCATCATCTTCGATCAGGACGGTGCGATCGTCGCCGTCGACCAGCGTGAGCACCGCCAGATCTTCCCGAAACCCGGCTGGGTGGAACACGACGCCACCGAGATCTGGTCCAAGGTGCGGGCCGTGGTGGAGGGCGCGCTCGCCAAAGCCGGACTGCGGGCGGAACAGCTCAGCGCACTCGGCATCACCAACCAGCGTGAGACGACCGTGCTCTGGGACCGGGCGACCGGGCAACCCGTGCACAACGCCATCGTCTGGCAGGACACCCGTACGTCCACGCTCTGCCACGAGCTCGGCGGCGCGGACGGGCAGGACCGCTTCCGGGACATCACCGGGCTTCCGCTGGCCAGTTACTTCTCCGGTCCCAAGGCCGCCTGGCTGCTGGACAACGTACCGGGGCTGCGCAGCCGGGCCGAGCGGGGTGAGATCGCCTTCGGCACCATCGACTCCTGGCTCATCTGGAATCTCACCGGCGGTACGGACGGCGGCGTCCATGTCACCGATGTGACCAACGCTTCGCGCACCATGCTGATGAATCTGGAGACCCTGGAGTGGGATCCGTCGATCCTGGCCGCGATGAATGTCCCGGAGGCGGTGCTTCCGGAGATCCGGTCGTCGTCCGAGGTGTACGGGACCGCGGTCGGCGCGCTCGCCGGGGTGCCGGTGGCCTCCGCGCTCGGCGATCAGCAGGCCGCGGTCTTCGGGCAGGCCTGCTACGACCCGGGTACCGCCAAGAACACATACGGCACCGGGAGTTTCCTGCTGCTCAACACCGGCAACAGGCCCGTGCCGTCGAAGAGCGGGCTGATCACCACTCTCGGCTACAAGATCGGTGACCAGGCACCCGTGTACTGCTTGGAGGGGTCGATCGCCATCACCGGGGCGCTGGTCCAGTGGTTCCGCGACCAGCTGGGGATCATCCGGAGCGCCGAGGAGATCGAAACACTGGCGGCGAGCGTCGACGACAACGGCGGGGCGTACATCGTGCCCGCCTTCTCCGGGCTCTTCGCCCCGTACTGGCGCTCGGACGCCCGGGGCGTCATCACCGGACTCACCGGCTATGTCACCAAGGCGCATCTGGCACGCGCCGTTCTGGAGGCGACCAGCTGGCAGACGCGTGAGGTCGTCGACGCGATGTACCAGGACTCGGGAGTGCCCATCACGACGCTGAAGGTGGACGGCGGCATGACGGCCAACCGGCTGCTCATGCAGCACCAGGCGGATGTGCTGGGCGTGCCGGTGATCCGGCCGAAGATCTCCGAGACGACGTGTCTGGGCGCGGCGTACGCGGCGGGGCTGGCGACCGGCGTCTGGTCGGGGCTCGACGAGCTCAAGACGCATTGGCAGCGCGATGTGGAATGGCAGCCGCGCATGGAGCCGGAGATCCGTGAACGCGAGTACCACAACTGGCGCAAGGCGGTGGAGCGGAGCCTGGGCTGGCAGGAGGAGGGCGGCGGCGAGCGGTAA
- a CDS encoding MIP/aquaporin family protein encodes MSNGDIFVGEVIGTAILILFGAGVCAAVTLHHSKARAAGWVVIAFGWGFGVLAGAYTAAPLSGGQLNPAVTVGIAVDTGKWDKVPLYILGQLVGAVIGALLAWLTYYAQFRANADKETAVPTLGIFSTAPEIRSPVANLVTEIIATAGLVLPILAFGKNAGIGIGPVAGAGAGVYGSGISVLVVSLLVVGIGLSLGGPTGYAINPARDLGPRLVHALLPIPNKGTSDWGYSWIPVVGPLVGGLLAGVVFNAAF; translated from the coding sequence ATGAGCAATGGAGACATATTCGTCGGGGAAGTCATCGGAACGGCGATCCTCATCCTGTTCGGCGCGGGTGTGTGCGCCGCCGTCACCCTCCATCATTCGAAGGCCAGAGCCGCGGGATGGGTGGTGATCGCCTTCGGATGGGGCTTCGGTGTCCTGGCCGGCGCGTACACCGCGGCTCCCCTCTCCGGTGGCCAACTCAACCCGGCGGTCACGGTGGGCATCGCCGTCGACACCGGGAAGTGGGACAAGGTCCCCCTCTACATCCTGGGACAGCTGGTCGGCGCGGTCATCGGCGCCCTGCTGGCCTGGCTCACGTACTACGCGCAGTTCCGCGCCAACGCGGACAAGGAGACCGCCGTGCCGACGCTGGGGATCTTCTCGACCGCACCGGAGATCCGCAGTCCGGTGGCCAACCTGGTCACCGAGATCATCGCGACGGCCGGCCTGGTGCTGCCGATCCTGGCCTTCGGGAAGAACGCCGGGATCGGGATCGGCCCGGTGGCCGGCGCGGGCGCCGGCGTCTACGGCTCCGGGATCTCCGTACTGGTGGTGTCCCTGCTGGTGGTCGGTATCGGACTCTCGCTCGGCGGACCCACCGGATATGCCATCAATCCGGCCCGCGACCTCGGTCCGCGGCTGGTGCACGCACTGCTGCCGATACCGAACAAGGGTACTTCCGACTGGGGTTACTCCTGGATCCCGGTGGTAGGACCGCTCGTGGGCGGGCTGCTGGCGGGGGTCGTCTTCAACGCCGCCTTCTAG
- a CDS encoding lipid-transfer protein produces MTGDVAVLGAGMHPWGKWGRSFVEYGTVAARAALGDAGIGWQDVQSVVGADTVRGGYPGYVSGATFAQALGWQGARVTSVYAACASGAQAINTARAQILAGMADVVLVVGADAAPKGFFAPAGGDRPDDPDWLRFRVLGATNPAYFALYARRRMALYGDTPEDFALVKVKNAAAGALNANARYRAPVTAEQVAASAVVADPLRLLDICATSDGAAAVVLSSMGFARRHGAADPVRIRAVSTVTPTYPKAVLDLPDIATDSAIAAEPAPETFRASIARAAYEEAGIGPDELSLAEVYDLSTALELEWYEDIGLCAAGEGAKLVREGATALGGRIPVNPSGGLASFGEAVPAQAIAQVCELTWQLRGTAAERQIPGARAGITVNQGLFGHGSAVVAIR; encoded by the coding sequence GTGACCGGGGATGTGGCCGTCCTCGGAGCCGGGATGCATCCATGGGGCAAGTGGGGGCGCAGCTTCGTCGAGTACGGCACGGTCGCGGCGCGGGCCGCGCTCGGCGATGCCGGGATCGGCTGGCAGGACGTGCAGTCGGTGGTCGGCGCGGACACCGTACGCGGCGGCTATCCGGGCTACGTGTCCGGTGCGACATTCGCCCAGGCGCTGGGCTGGCAGGGCGCACGGGTCACCAGTGTGTACGCCGCCTGCGCGTCGGGCGCCCAGGCCATCAATACGGCCAGGGCACAGATCCTGGCGGGCATGGCCGACGTGGTGCTCGTGGTGGGTGCGGATGCGGCACCCAAGGGGTTCTTCGCCCCGGCGGGCGGCGACCGGCCCGACGATCCCGACTGGCTGCGCTTCCGGGTGCTCGGGGCGACCAACCCCGCCTACTTCGCGCTGTACGCCCGCCGCCGGATGGCTCTGTACGGGGACACTCCGGAAGACTTCGCACTGGTCAAGGTGAAGAACGCGGCGGCCGGCGCACTGAACGCCAATGCCCGCTACCGCGCTCCGGTGACCGCCGAGCAGGTCGCCGCGTCCGCCGTGGTCGCCGATCCGCTGAGGCTGCTCGACATCTGCGCGACGTCCGACGGGGCGGCGGCGGTCGTCCTGTCCAGCATGGGGTTCGCGCGCCGCCACGGGGCAGCGGATCCGGTCCGCATCCGCGCCGTCTCCACCGTGACACCCACCTACCCCAAGGCCGTCCTCGATCTTCCGGACATCGCAACCGATTCGGCGATCGCGGCGGAACCCGCACCGGAGACCTTTCGCGCGTCGATCGCCCGGGCGGCGTACGAGGAGGCCGGCATCGGGCCCGATGAGCTGTCGCTGGCCGAGGTCTACGACCTCTCCACCGCCCTGGAACTGGAGTGGTACGAGGACATCGGGCTGTGCGCGGCGGGCGAGGGCGCCAAGCTCGTGCGCGAAGGGGCCACGGCGCTCGGCGGACGCATCCCGGTCAACCCGAGCGGAGGACTCGCCTCCTTCGGGGAGGCCGTGCCGGCCCAGGCCATTGCGCAGGTCTGCGAGCTGACCTGGCAGCTGCGAGGCACCGCGGCGGAGCGGCAGATTCCGGGGGCGCGCGCCGGGATCACCGTGAATCAGGGGCTGTTCGGGCACGGTTCGGCAGTCGTCGCGATCCGCTGA
- a CDS encoding Zn-ribbon domain-containing OB-fold protein codes for MSRTRTPVVAGWFTEGTVEKDFRLLGTRCCACSSVFFPRQDTFCRNPGCTGGELVEVPLSRRGTVWSYTDGRYRPPAPYVSDPDAPWEPYVLIAVELAAERMVVLGQAAPGVGIGDLAVGMTVEVVPGVLNEGAHQGGGTVWTTWHWRPVTTATGAAQGGAA; via the coding sequence TTGTCGCGCACGCGCACACCCGTGGTGGCCGGTTGGTTCACCGAGGGGACCGTCGAGAAGGACTTCCGGCTGCTGGGCACACGCTGCTGCGCCTGCTCGTCGGTCTTCTTCCCGCGTCAGGACACGTTCTGCCGCAATCCCGGCTGCACGGGCGGCGAGCTGGTCGAGGTGCCCCTCTCCCGGCGCGGCACCGTCTGGTCGTACACGGACGGCCGCTACCGCCCCCCCGCCCCGTACGTATCCGACCCGGACGCACCCTGGGAGCCGTACGTCCTGATCGCGGTCGAACTCGCGGCAGAGCGCATGGTGGTGCTCGGACAGGCGGCGCCGGGGGTGGGCATCGGGGATCTGGCGGTCGGGATGACCGTCGAGGTGGTTCCGGGGGTCCTGAACGAGGGTGCGCACCAGGGCGGGGGAACCGTATGGACCACCTGGCACTGGCGGCCCGTGACCACTGCCACGGGTGCGGCCCAGGGCGGTGCTGCGTGA
- a CDS encoding DUF962 domain-containing protein — MSQQTFDSYEEFWPYYVAMHSRAATRWVHLTGTLTGLAVTAYGLARGRKRYAAALPLIGYGTAWPAHFLIEKNNPATFGHPAWSLRGDVQMIRMMLAGRDRELAETAAKWLAENG; from the coding sequence ATGTCACAGCAGACGTTCGATTCGTACGAAGAGTTCTGGCCCTACTACGTGGCGATGCACTCCAGGGCCGCCACCCGCTGGGTCCATCTGACGGGGACCCTGACCGGTCTCGCGGTCACCGCCTACGGTCTGGCCCGGGGCCGCAAGCGGTACGCGGCGGCGCTCCCCCTGATCGGCTACGGCACGGCCTGGCCCGCACACTTCCTGATCGAGAAGAACAACCCGGCCACCTTCGGGCATCCCGCGTGGTCACTGCGCGGAGACGTGCAGATGATCCGGATGATGCTGGCCGGCCGCGACCGGGAGCTGGCGGAGACCGCCGCCAAGTGGCTCGCCGAGAACGGCTGA
- a CDS encoding M15 family metallopeptidase, which produces MTGIASAFRALAATAAVLLAATVASPPARAQAEPKAPAEFVALRSVDPTIIQEMRYPTGHNFMGEPVDGYRRPVCILTRPAAQALHAAQTRLLRQGYSLKVYDCYRPQRAVDHFVRWAKDLDDEAMKGEFYPQVDKTRLFADGYIAEKSGHSRGSTVDLTLVKLPALPTRPYRPGERLVPCYAPQGERFPDNSVDMGTGFDCFDTLSHTDDPRIQGVQRANRQFLKTTLTDAGFVNLAEEWWHYTFKPELFPDTYFDFPVARRSVAGH; this is translated from the coding sequence ATGACAGGTATCGCTTCCGCATTCCGCGCCCTGGCAGCCACTGCCGCCGTCCTGCTCGCCGCCACCGTAGCCTCCCCGCCGGCACGGGCCCAGGCCGAGCCGAAAGCCCCTGCCGAGTTCGTCGCACTTCGTTCGGTGGACCCCACGATCATCCAGGAAATGCGCTACCCCACCGGGCACAACTTCATGGGTGAACCGGTCGACGGGTACCGCCGGCCTGTCTGCATCCTGACCCGGCCCGCGGCCCAGGCGCTCCACGCGGCGCAGACGCGGCTGCTGCGCCAGGGGTACTCGTTGAAGGTGTACGACTGTTACCGGCCGCAGCGGGCCGTCGATCATTTCGTACGGTGGGCGAAGGACCTCGACGACGAGGCCATGAAGGGCGAGTTCTACCCCCAGGTCGACAAGACGAGGCTGTTCGCGGACGGTTACATCGCGGAAAAGTCCGGGCACAGCCGGGGCAGCACGGTGGACCTGACGCTGGTGAAGCTGCCCGCCCTGCCGACCAGGCCGTACCGGCCGGGCGAGAGGCTGGTGCCCTGCTACGCGCCGCAGGGCGAGCGCTTCCCCGACAACTCGGTGGACATGGGCACCGGGTTCGACTGCTTCGACACGCTGTCGCACACGGACGACCCGCGGATCCAGGGCGTACAGCGGGCCAACCGGCAGTTCCTGAAGACGACCCTCACCGACGCCGGCTTCGTGAATCTGGCCGAGGAGTGGTGGCACTACACCTTCAAGCCCGAGCTGTTCCCGGACACCTACTTCGATTTCCCGGTGGCCAGGAGGTCCGTCGCCGGGCACTGA
- a CDS encoding NUDIX domain-containing protein translates to MKDSHCGSCGTPYPQPAPGTTGTWPRTCTACGATAYRNPLPVAVALVPVTDRDGTSLVVITRAIEPRRGGLALPGGFIDHAEDWRHAVVRELREETGIEADQQDVRLADALSSPDGHLLLFGLLPPRPAADLPPSVPTEETAGHSLLRAPAELAFPLHTRAARAWFEGRYHHC, encoded by the coding sequence ATGAAGGACTCCCACTGCGGCAGTTGCGGCACGCCGTACCCCCAGCCCGCGCCGGGAACCACCGGCACCTGGCCCCGCACCTGTACCGCCTGCGGTGCCACCGCCTACCGCAATCCGCTGCCGGTCGCCGTCGCCCTGGTCCCCGTCACCGACCGGGACGGCACCTCCCTCGTCGTCATCACCCGCGCCATCGAGCCCCGACGCGGCGGCCTCGCCCTGCCCGGCGGCTTCATCGACCACGCCGAGGACTGGCGGCACGCGGTCGTGCGGGAACTGCGCGAGGAGACCGGCATCGAAGCCGACCAGCAGGACGTACGTCTTGCCGACGCCCTCAGCTCGCCGGACGGCCACCTTCTCCTCTTCGGCCTGCTCCCGCCACGCCCGGCCGCCGACCTTCCTCCGTCCGTGCCCACCGAGGAGACCGCGGGCCACAGCCTGCTCCGCGCCCCCGCCGAACTGGCCTTTCCGCTGCACACCCGGGCTGCCCGCGCCTGGTTCGAAGGCCGCTACCACCACTGCTGA